A genomic stretch from Synechococcales cyanobacterium T60_A2020_003 includes:
- a CDS encoding NAD(P)H-quinone oxidoreductase subunit H, whose amino-acid sequence MAMIETKTEPMVLNMGPHHPSMHGVLRLIMTLDGEDVVDCEPVIGYLHRGMEKIAESRTNIMFVPYVSRWDYAAGMFNEAITVNAPEKLADIAVPKRASYIRVIMLELNRIANHLLWLGPFMADVGAQTPFFYIFREREMIYDLWEAATGSRLINNNYFRIGGVAADLPYGWVDKCEDFCDYFLPKVDEYEKLITNNPIFRRRVEGVGTISRDDAIAWGLSGPMLRASGVKWDLRKVDHYESYDDFDWEVQWETAGDCFARYLVRIREMRESVKIIRQALRSLPGGSFENLEAQRIMEGPKSKWNEFDYQFIGKKIAPTFKIPAGEHYVRLESGKGELGVFIMGDDSIFPWRFKVRPPDFNNLQILPHLLKGVKVADIMAILGSIDVIMGSVDR is encoded by the coding sequence ATGGCAATGATTGAAACCAAGACCGAACCCATGGTGCTTAACATGGGACCGCATCATCCCTCGATGCATGGGGTGCTGCGGTTGATTATGACCCTGGACGGCGAGGACGTTGTAGACTGTGAACCCGTGATCGGCTACCTGCATCGGGGCATGGAAAAGATCGCGGAAAGTCGAACCAACATCATGTTTGTTCCCTACGTGAGCCGTTGGGACTACGCCGCAGGCATGTTCAACGAGGCCATCACCGTGAACGCGCCTGAGAAGCTGGCCGATATTGCCGTACCCAAGCGGGCAAGCTATATCCGGGTGATCATGCTGGAACTCAACCGGATTGCCAACCATTTGCTATGGTTAGGGCCATTCATGGCAGACGTAGGCGCACAAACACCGTTCTTCTACATCTTCCGCGAACGGGAAATGATTTACGACCTGTGGGAAGCTGCAACCGGGTCACGGCTGATTAACAACAACTATTTCCGCATTGGTGGCGTTGCTGCCGATCTGCCCTATGGATGGGTCGATAAGTGCGAAGACTTCTGTGATTACTTTTTGCCCAAGGTGGATGAGTACGAAAAGCTGATCACCAATAACCCCATCTTCCGTCGGCGGGTGGAAGGGGTGGGCACCATCTCACGGGATGATGCGATCGCCTGGGGACTGTCTGGCCCAATGCTGCGAGCCTCCGGTGTGAAGTGGGATCTCCGCAAGGTAGATCATTACGAGTCCTACGATGATTTTGATTGGGAGGTTCAGTGGGAAACCGCAGGCGACTGCTTTGCCCGTTACCTGGTTCGCATCCGCGAAATGCGTGAATCCGTCAAGATCATCCGGCAAGCTCTGCGGAGTCTACCGGGTGGCTCCTTCGAGAACCTGGAAGCCCAGCGGATTATGGAAGGCCCTAAGTCGAAATGGAACGAGTTTGACTATCAGTTCATTGGTAAGAAGATTGCGCCCACCTTCAAAATCCCCGCAGGCGAACACTATGTGCGTCTAGAAAGCGGCAAGGGCGAGTTGGGTGTCTTCATCATGGGTGACGATAGCATTTTCCCGTGGCGATTCAAGGTGCGTCCACCGGATTTTAACAATCTCCAAATCCTGCCCCACCTGCTGAAAGGGGTTAAGGTTGCTGATATTATGGCGATTCTGGGCAGTATCGACGTGATCATGGGATCAGTCGATCGCTAA